A region from the Paenarthrobacter aurescens genome encodes:
- a CDS encoding class I SAM-dependent RNA methyltransferase, giving the protein MTSHSNSPQHTREHHATDQGMPGTELVVEVGNIAHGGHFVARHEGRVIFVRHAIPGEKVRIRLTDSGDSSRFWRADVVEVLEASPGRVPHFWKQADSLGSWSRGSAPVGGAELGHISLERQRALKAEVLAEQLKRLAGLDLTTEVEAVGENHDAGLGWRTRASFAVTPKGRLGMHAHRSDAVLPIKEMPLALAGLNAMMLWELDLSGIARVEVAVPANGSRPLILLAPEESTSPKRLHSILSQLPHEVSVASFDPGKGEVLQLRGRTWVQETAAGHQYRVTGEGFWQIHKDAPETLVGAVTGYLSEGGYLEPGAAVADLYAGAGLFTAPLADAVGVTGSVLSVEGAPGTSRDARKNLHGQSHVEIVQGRVERVLHQRARSFDSLVLDPPRAGAGKAVVKQLMATGPRAIAYVSCDPASFARDLGYFQQGGWRLESLRAFDLYPHTHHMETVGLIVPAG; this is encoded by the coding sequence ATGACCTCCCACAGCAATTCCCCCCAACACACAAGAGAACACCACGCCACCGATCAGGGCATGCCAGGAACTGAACTGGTAGTGGAAGTCGGCAACATCGCCCACGGAGGGCACTTCGTTGCCAGGCATGAAGGGCGTGTGATCTTCGTCCGGCACGCCATCCCGGGAGAGAAAGTCCGCATCCGTTTGACAGACTCCGGTGACTCTTCGCGCTTCTGGCGTGCCGACGTCGTCGAGGTCCTTGAAGCCTCGCCGGGCCGCGTTCCGCACTTTTGGAAACAAGCGGATTCGCTGGGCTCCTGGAGCCGGGGATCGGCACCGGTGGGAGGTGCGGAGCTTGGACACATCTCCTTGGAGCGCCAGCGCGCGCTGAAGGCCGAAGTGCTGGCCGAACAACTCAAGCGGCTTGCCGGCCTGGACCTCACCACAGAGGTGGAGGCCGTAGGAGAGAATCACGACGCCGGACTCGGCTGGCGTACCCGCGCCAGCTTCGCGGTAACTCCCAAGGGCCGGTTGGGCATGCACGCGCACCGGTCAGATGCGGTTCTTCCCATTAAGGAGATGCCGCTGGCACTGGCCGGTCTCAACGCGATGATGCTGTGGGAACTGGACCTGTCCGGTATTGCCCGGGTGGAGGTTGCCGTCCCCGCCAACGGTTCCCGGCCCCTGATCCTGCTGGCTCCCGAAGAATCGACCAGTCCCAAGCGATTGCACAGCATCCTCTCCCAGCTGCCCCATGAGGTTTCCGTTGCCAGCTTTGATCCCGGCAAGGGAGAGGTCCTGCAACTGCGGGGGAGGACCTGGGTTCAGGAAACAGCGGCGGGTCACCAATACCGCGTGACAGGTGAGGGTTTTTGGCAGATCCATAAGGATGCCCCGGAGACCCTGGTGGGCGCCGTAACGGGCTATCTTTCCGAGGGTGGGTACTTGGAGCCCGGAGCGGCTGTGGCCGATCTTTACGCGGGTGCAGGGCTGTTTACGGCACCTTTGGCGGATGCCGTGGGAGTTACCGGTTCGGTACTGTCCGTGGAAGGTGCGCCGGGGACCAGCCGGGACGCCCGCAAGAATCTGCATGGTCAATCCCACGTGGAAATTGTGCAGGGCCGGGTTGAGCGGGTCCTGCACCAACGTGCCCGCAGCTTTGACTCGCTGGTCCTGGATCCGCCCCGGGCCGGTGCAGGCAAGGCCGTGGTCAAACAATTGATGGCCACCGGTCCCCGTGCAATCGCGTATGTGTCGTGTGATCCGGCATCCTTCGCGCGTGATCTGGGTTACTTCCAGCAAGGTGGCTGGCGACTGGAGTCGTTGCGGGCCTTTGACCTTTATCCACACACCCATCACATGGAAACGGTGGGCCTGATAGTCCCGGCAGGGTAG
- a CDS encoding DUF3093 domain-containing protein, which translates to MPTSDQSSPVPARNTPSASEVLYTEKLWPSVWIWIVVVGLSGAGVLMFGPISAATGIIAALILLAIMTIMLVLSTPTITVTPETVRVGRASIDRKFVGAVEAFEKSEATAERGPRLNGLAYMCFRGWIDPVVKIEITDPADRTPYWLASTRRPEELVAALTVPKG; encoded by the coding sequence ATGCCTACGTCTGACCAATCCTCCCCTGTTCCTGCCCGGAACACTCCTTCGGCCTCCGAGGTCCTGTATACCGAGAAGCTGTGGCCGTCGGTGTGGATCTGGATTGTGGTTGTTGGCTTGTCCGGAGCTGGTGTGCTGATGTTCGGTCCCATCAGTGCAGCCACAGGGATCATCGCCGCCTTGATCCTGCTGGCGATTATGACCATCATGCTGGTGCTCTCCACGCCTACCATCACCGTCACCCCTGAGACCGTAAGAGTTGGCCGGGCGAGCATCGACCGCAAATTCGTAGGCGCTGTGGAGGCGTTCGAAAAGTCGGAGGCCACCGCTGAACGGGGCCCGCGCCTCAATGGCCTGGCGTACATGTGCTTCCGCGGGTGGATTGATCCGGTAGTCAAGATCGAAATTACCGACCCCGCTGACCGGACCCCTTACTGGCTGGCGTCCACGCGGCGTCCGGAGGAGCTCGTAGCAGCTCTGACCGTTCCCAAGGGCTAG
- a CDS encoding TrkA family potassium uptake protein encodes MKVVIVGAGSVGSSIARELLAHKHEILLIDLKPEVIGRSGLRGARWLVGDACELSTLQDAKLEDADVVVSATGDDKVNLVVSLLAKTEFGVGRTVGRVNNPKNDWMFNDSWGVDVAVNTPQLMTALVEEAVEIGDIVRLLTLQTGVASIVEFTVPHDSHVIGSTVGGIQWPEDATLVAILRDQAPITPTRDDVLDGGDELFFVTTIAAEDGLRALLSPASADDHERPGGTAESADQSAEDDGFDG; translated from the coding sequence GTGAAAGTTGTCATTGTTGGCGCGGGCAGCGTCGGCTCGTCCATTGCCCGTGAGCTGCTGGCCCACAAACACGAAATTCTCCTTATTGACCTCAAGCCCGAGGTCATTGGGCGCAGCGGACTCCGGGGTGCCCGATGGCTGGTGGGCGATGCCTGCGAACTCAGCACCCTGCAGGACGCCAAACTTGAGGATGCCGACGTCGTGGTTTCTGCCACGGGCGACGACAAAGTGAATCTGGTGGTGTCCTTGCTCGCCAAGACCGAATTCGGCGTCGGCCGGACCGTGGGACGCGTAAACAACCCCAAGAACGACTGGATGTTCAATGACTCCTGGGGCGTGGACGTAGCGGTGAACACACCACAGCTGATGACGGCATTGGTGGAAGAAGCCGTGGAAATCGGCGACATCGTACGCCTGCTAACGCTGCAAACAGGTGTTGCCTCGATCGTGGAATTCACCGTTCCGCATGACTCCCATGTCATCGGCAGCACGGTAGGTGGAATTCAGTGGCCCGAGGATGCCACCCTGGTTGCCATCCTGCGTGATCAGGCACCCATAACGCCCACGCGTGATGATGTGCTCGACGGCGGCGACGAACTCTTCTTCGTCACCACCATCGCGGCCGAGGACGGCTTGCGGGCCCTGTTGTCGCCAGCCTCCGCTGACGATCACGAACGTCCCGGGGGAACGGCCGAATCAGCCGATCAGTCCGCCGAGGATGACGGCTTCGACGGCTGA
- a CDS encoding DUF3159 domain-containing protein, with translation MTVANGSEPKDTGRVSPHENEEPQVEAPKTGAEGPTVSDLAAGYAEKAGLHRNSAGHVDMLKSAGGVQGIAESILPGLVFLVAFTVTRDLTPALIAALGAAAVFTVVRLIQRRPLTQALAGVVGVGISAWLANTTGKAEDFYVLGFFTNIAYIAAMVVSIALKWPVAGLLFGFVRNEGLEWRKNAERLRAYSLGTWIVVAVLTLRLVVQVPLYFMGEPGLTALATTRLLMGAPLYILGLWVAWLVTKPSLQPSKPSSSAD, from the coding sequence ATGACCGTAGCCAACGGTTCGGAACCGAAGGACACAGGGCGCGTTTCGCCCCATGAAAACGAAGAACCGCAGGTGGAAGCTCCAAAGACCGGTGCTGAAGGCCCCACGGTCTCCGATCTCGCCGCCGGGTATGCCGAAAAGGCCGGGCTGCACCGGAACAGTGCAGGTCACGTGGATATGCTCAAGTCCGCCGGGGGCGTGCAGGGCATAGCCGAGAGCATCCTTCCGGGCTTGGTGTTCCTGGTAGCCTTCACGGTCACACGTGACCTCACGCCTGCCCTGATTGCGGCATTGGGTGCGGCCGCTGTCTTCACGGTGGTTCGCTTGATTCAACGCCGTCCCCTGACACAAGCGTTGGCGGGTGTGGTGGGTGTGGGTATTTCTGCCTGGCTGGCAAACACCACGGGCAAAGCCGAGGACTTCTACGTCCTTGGCTTCTTTACCAACATCGCTTACATCGCGGCCATGGTGGTGTCCATTGCCCTCAAATGGCCGGTGGCCGGGCTTCTCTTTGGATTCGTGCGCAATGAAGGGCTGGAGTGGCGCAAGAATGCTGAACGCCTCCGGGCCTACTCCTTGGGTACCTGGATTGTGGTGGCAGTGCTGACTCTGCGCCTCGTGGTGCAGGTTCCCTTGTACTTCATGGGCGAGCCCGGCCTGACAGCGTTGGCTACCACCAGGCTCCTGATGGGCGCCCCGCTGTACATCCTGGGCCTCTGGGTGGCCTGGTTGGTCACCAAGCCGTCGCTTCAGCCGTCGAAGCCGTCATCCTCGGCGGACTGA
- the sepH gene encoding septation protein SepH, with protein MQDLRLVGVHDDGGHLLLSGPGGAMFQLPIDEALRSAASRTPAQVAARAANTAIAMSPRDIQARIRGGATASEVAELSGLPLANVQRYEGPVLAEREYVVRQARAIEVASPAPGHEIYRSAFGDNPATLGEMVDYRLSAHGIDSSTVDWDSWRRPDGTWTVVARFETVPGAHGSIGEEPPAMWTFSPQRKSLQNANRWAQQLSELEPMDGPVPARRLTAVSDRPFDFETDAETAARASAKEADSLLEMLRSRRGQRLGVDEDGDDALAVLLSNVPAAHPRPGEDLDEPSEDAGVAVAEPAATGAEEPARKDGRPSMLSRLSLAPRHFESHEDTEEDSLKLHDGVSTDTREITVVAGPLRPVTSLAGRKPAGLDELLGGGGTSHPRTEDDSTAKQSPDDGQQDETSSEDQKDPEARKDLDAPAERQPSRPKRSSIPSWDEIVFGARGD; from the coding sequence ATGCAGGATCTACGACTGGTAGGCGTCCACGACGACGGCGGGCATCTGCTCTTGAGCGGCCCCGGTGGTGCGATGTTCCAGCTTCCGATCGACGAGGCCTTGAGGTCCGCGGCGAGCCGCACCCCTGCCCAGGTGGCCGCCCGCGCCGCCAACACAGCCATTGCCATGTCGCCCCGGGACATCCAGGCACGGATCCGAGGCGGAGCCACAGCCAGCGAAGTTGCCGAGCTGTCCGGCCTGCCCCTGGCAAACGTTCAACGCTATGAGGGCCCCGTGCTTGCAGAGCGTGAATACGTTGTCCGTCAGGCCCGCGCCATCGAAGTTGCCTCCCCTGCGCCCGGACACGAGATCTACCGCTCCGCTTTTGGAGACAACCCTGCCACCCTCGGCGAGATGGTTGATTACCGGCTCTCGGCTCACGGCATTGATTCCTCCACGGTGGATTGGGATTCATGGCGCCGTCCGGACGGCACATGGACGGTGGTGGCACGCTTTGAAACTGTCCCCGGCGCCCACGGCAGCATCGGCGAAGAACCACCAGCCATGTGGACCTTCAGTCCCCAGCGCAAGTCACTGCAGAACGCCAACCGTTGGGCGCAGCAACTCAGCGAGCTTGAGCCCATGGACGGCCCGGTCCCGGCCCGCCGTCTGACTGCGGTCTCGGACAGGCCCTTCGACTTCGAGACCGACGCCGAAACCGCGGCGCGTGCGTCCGCGAAGGAAGCGGACAGCCTTTTGGAAATGCTTCGTTCCCGGCGCGGCCAGCGACTGGGTGTGGACGAAGACGGCGACGACGCCCTGGCTGTACTGCTGAGCAACGTTCCCGCAGCTCACCCCAGGCCCGGCGAAGACCTGGATGAGCCAAGTGAAGATGCAGGCGTGGCAGTTGCCGAGCCGGCAGCCACCGGCGCTGAAGAGCCTGCGCGCAAGGACGGACGCCCTTCAATGTTGTCGCGGTTAAGCCTGGCTCCGCGACACTTTGAATCCCACGAAGACACCGAAGAGGACTCCCTGAAGCTGCACGACGGCGTCAGCACGGACACCCGCGAAATAACAGTGGTAGCCGGCCCGCTGCGGCCTGTCACTTCGCTGGCGGGTCGCAAACCTGCCGGGTTGGACGAACTTCTGGGTGGCGGCGGAACCTCTCACCCGCGGACGGAAGACGACTCCACAGCTAAGCAATCTCCCGATGACGGCCAGCAGGATGAGACGTCGTCGGAGGATCAGAAAGACCCTGAGGCGCGCAAGGACCTTGATGCCCCGGCGGAACGCCAGCCCTCACGCCCCAAGCGCTCCAGCATTCCAAGCTGGGACGAGATCGTCTTTGGAGCACGGGGAGACTAG
- a CDS encoding APC family permease — MLTILNAAKRVLVGRPVRNDRLSHTLLPKRIALPIFASDALSSVAYAPDEILLTLALAGVSAVAFSPLVGLAVMVVLLTVVASYRQNVHAYPSGGGDYEIASVNLGKYAGLTVASALLVDYVLTVAVSMSSAATYLTTAVPALHGQQAMIATVGVIILALVNLRGVKEAGSLFAVPTYIFMASILGMTAVGIFQAATGTLGEAPSANFTIVPEPGFDEGLVGLAGAFLLLRAFSSGAAALTGVEAISNGVPNFQKPKSKNAATTLLLLGVIAASMLAGILYLANATKVHIVLDPAREFLVDGKPLPEGYIQTPAISQIADTIFGSGSILFYVVVAATGVILVFASNTAFNGFPVLGSILAQDGYLPRQLRTRGDRLAFSNGVLALAAGALVLILAFNADVTKLIQLYIVGVFISFTASQLGMIRHWGRELKLARDKTVRRRIIKSRTINMLGFGMTALVLVIVLITKFEQGAWIALLAMFVLFLIMWSIRAHYDNVARELAVDEDSSPRALPTRVHAVLLVSHVRKPVLRALAYARASRPSRLDAVTVDISAEETAQTVRDWEKLEIPVPLTVLASPYRETVTPIMDYIKNMRRDSPRDLIVVYIPEYVVGKWWEQLVHNQTALRIKTRLHFEPGVMVASVPWQLKSSEEAKALQDT, encoded by the coding sequence GTGCTGACAATTCTGAATGCCGCGAAGAGGGTATTGGTGGGCCGGCCAGTCAGGAATGACCGCCTGTCCCACACCTTGTTGCCCAAACGCATCGCTTTGCCGATCTTCGCCTCGGACGCCCTGTCCTCAGTGGCGTATGCGCCGGATGAAATCCTGCTGACGCTTGCGCTTGCCGGCGTCAGTGCCGTGGCGTTCTCCCCGCTGGTTGGTCTCGCGGTCATGGTGGTCTTGCTCACAGTAGTGGCTTCATACCGCCAAAACGTCCACGCTTACCCTTCCGGTGGTGGCGATTATGAAATTGCCAGCGTCAACCTCGGCAAATATGCCGGGCTCACCGTGGCCTCTGCCTTGCTGGTGGATTATGTCCTCACCGTTGCGGTGTCCATGTCCTCGGCTGCCACTTACCTCACCACGGCCGTCCCGGCGTTGCACGGCCAGCAGGCGATGATTGCCACTGTGGGTGTGATCATCCTTGCCCTGGTCAACCTCCGGGGAGTGAAGGAAGCAGGATCGCTCTTCGCTGTGCCGACGTACATCTTCATGGCATCCATTCTCGGGATGACGGCTGTGGGTATCTTCCAGGCGGCCACCGGGACGCTGGGGGAGGCGCCTTCGGCGAACTTCACCATTGTCCCTGAGCCTGGATTTGATGAGGGCCTGGTGGGATTGGCTGGAGCATTCCTGCTGCTGCGCGCTTTCTCCTCCGGCGCCGCCGCCCTTACAGGTGTGGAAGCCATCAGCAACGGGGTGCCCAATTTCCAAAAGCCCAAGAGCAAGAACGCGGCAACAACCCTGCTTCTGCTCGGCGTTATTGCCGCCTCAATGCTGGCCGGTATTCTCTACCTAGCCAACGCCACCAAAGTCCACATTGTTCTGGACCCTGCCCGGGAGTTCCTGGTGGATGGCAAGCCGCTCCCGGAAGGCTACATCCAGACCCCCGCCATCAGCCAGATTGCCGACACCATTTTTGGGTCCGGCTCCATCCTCTTCTACGTAGTGGTTGCTGCAACTGGCGTGATCCTGGTCTTCGCCTCCAATACGGCGTTCAACGGCTTTCCCGTGCTGGGTTCCATCCTGGCCCAGGACGGCTACCTGCCCAGGCAACTCCGGACGCGGGGCGACAGGCTCGCCTTCAGCAATGGCGTTCTTGCGTTGGCTGCCGGTGCGCTGGTCCTGATCCTGGCATTCAACGCAGACGTCACCAAGCTGATCCAGCTCTACATTGTGGGCGTCTTCATTTCCTTCACGGCCAGCCAACTGGGGATGATCCGGCACTGGGGCCGCGAACTGAAACTCGCCCGGGACAAAACTGTTCGGCGGCGCATCATCAAGTCGCGAACCATCAACATGCTGGGCTTCGGGATGACGGCACTGGTGCTGGTCATTGTCCTCATCACCAAATTTGAGCAGGGCGCCTGGATAGCCCTGCTGGCCATGTTCGTGCTCTTCCTGATCATGTGGAGCATTCGCGCGCACTATGACAACGTGGCCAGGGAGTTGGCGGTGGATGAGGATTCCTCGCCCCGTGCTCTTCCCACCAGGGTTCACGCGGTTCTCCTGGTTTCACACGTCCGTAAGCCGGTGCTCCGGGCGCTGGCCTACGCGAGGGCATCGCGGCCCTCCCGCCTGGACGCCGTCACCGTTGACATCAGCGCCGAAGAGACGGCGCAGACGGTCCGGGATTGGGAGAAGCTGGAGATTCCGGTTCCCCTGACGGTCCTGGCCAGTCCCTACCGTGAGACCGTGACACCCATCATGGACTACATCAAGAACATGCGCCGCGACTCACCGCGGGACCTGATCGTGGTGTACATCCCCGAATACGTGGTGGGCAAATGGTGGGAACAACTTGTCCATAACCAGACAGCACTCAGAATCAAGACGAGGCTCCACTTTGAACCCGGAGTCATGGTTGCCAGCGTTCCCTGGCAGTTGAAATCGTCCGAAGAAGCAAAGGCACTGCAGGATACCTAA
- a CDS encoding DUF4193 domain-containing protein, which yields MATDYDAPRKTEEDVSEDSIEELKTRQPGKQSSAVDVDETDLADGFELPGADLSGEELLIQVMPPQPDEFTCFNCFLVKHKSQIAAERDGHQYCSECES from the coding sequence ATGGCCACGGATTACGATGCGCCTCGGAAAACTGAGGAAGATGTCAGCGAGGACTCCATTGAAGAGCTCAAAACGCGCCAGCCGGGCAAGCAGTCCTCAGCGGTGGATGTCGATGAGACCGACCTCGCCGATGGCTTTGAGTTGCCGGGTGCGGACCTCTCCGGTGAAGAACTCCTCATCCAGGTCATGCCACCGCAGCCGGATGAATTCACGTGCTTCAACTGTTTCCTGGTCAAGCACAAGTCCCAGATTGCCGCGGAAAGGGACGGACACCAGTACTGCTCGGAGTGCGAGAGCTAG
- a CDS encoding potassium channel family protein produces MAHFVIMGCGRVGATLAHTLEDAGHSVAIIDQDERAFRRLRNTFTGRKVTGVGFDRDTLKQAGVEEAYAFAAVSSGDNSNILATRVARETFHVAHVVARIYDPGRAEIYQRLGIPTVAAVRWSADQVLRRILPEQHLAGDYREPSGRLVLAEVDLHEAWIGHSLDSIESAAGIRIAFLTRFGEGLLPQAGTAYQEGDTVHAIVSLDRTSEISRILAKAPAKES; encoded by the coding sequence GTGGCTCACTTCGTGATCATGGGTTGCGGCCGTGTTGGCGCAACCCTGGCACACACTTTGGAGGATGCCGGTCACTCCGTGGCCATCATCGACCAGGACGAGCGGGCCTTCCGCCGGTTGCGCAACACCTTCACAGGACGCAAGGTCACCGGAGTCGGCTTTGACCGTGACACCCTCAAGCAGGCCGGCGTGGAAGAGGCATACGCCTTCGCTGCGGTCTCCAGCGGCGATAACTCAAACATCCTGGCCACGCGCGTTGCCCGCGAGACATTCCATGTGGCCCATGTAGTGGCCCGGATCTACGATCCCGGCCGCGCCGAAATTTACCAGCGGCTGGGTATCCCCACAGTGGCTGCCGTGCGGTGGAGTGCCGACCAGGTTCTCCGGCGGATTCTTCCCGAGCAGCACCTGGCCGGTGACTACCGCGAACCATCAGGCCGGCTGGTACTTGCCGAGGTTGATCTGCACGAAGCGTGGATAGGACACAGCTTGGACTCGATCGAGTCCGCCGCCGGAATCCGCATCGCTTTCCTCACCCGGTTCGGTGAAGGTCTGTTGCCCCAAGCCGGCACCGCATACCAGGAGGGTGATACCGTCCACGCGATAGTGAGCCTGGACAGAACGTCCGAGATCAGCCGGATTCTCGCCAAAGCACCCGCCAAGGAGTCTTAG
- a CDS encoding DUF3710 domain-containing protein encodes MLFGRGKKSKDEQPETAGTVEESGTGTSQSEPGGSGIAGDFRLGKGPLDIDEIESRDGYVDLGALLIAPADGLQLRLEVEEATQRVVAVTMDLNGSSLQLQAFAAPRSEGLWDEIREQITQSVASQGGETEEVSGAFGTELVAKLPAEATDGSRGFRAARFMGVDGPRWFLRGVLGGQAALERDAAAGLEELFRKVVVVRGDNPMPPRELLQLRLPKDAAVPGQAGAPQGAVPPAEPAMQQPERGPEITQIG; translated from the coding sequence ATGCTTTTTGGGCGCGGCAAAAAGTCCAAGGACGAGCAGCCGGAAACCGCCGGCACCGTCGAGGAATCCGGTACCGGGACATCACAGTCGGAGCCGGGCGGGTCCGGCATCGCCGGTGACTTCCGGCTCGGCAAGGGTCCCCTGGACATCGACGAAATCGAGAGCCGCGATGGCTACGTGGACCTCGGTGCGCTGTTGATTGCACCTGCTGACGGCCTCCAGTTGCGGCTTGAAGTTGAAGAAGCCACCCAGCGGGTGGTTGCTGTGACCATGGACCTGAATGGTTCCAGCCTGCAGCTTCAAGCGTTTGCGGCACCGCGTTCAGAGGGTCTGTGGGATGAGATCCGCGAACAGATCACCCAGTCCGTGGCGAGCCAGGGTGGGGAAACTGAAGAAGTTTCCGGAGCCTTCGGCACCGAACTCGTAGCCAAACTGCCTGCTGAGGCAACTGACGGCAGCCGCGGCTTCCGTGCTGCCCGCTTCATGGGAGTGGATGGGCCGCGATGGTTCCTCCGCGGTGTGCTGGGAGGACAGGCTGCTCTGGAGCGTGATGCGGCAGCGGGATTGGAAGAACTCTTCCGCAAGGTTGTAGTGGTCCGTGGCGACAACCCCATGCCTCCGCGCGAGTTGCTTCAGTTGCGGCTGCCCAAGGATGCTGCCGTACCGGGCCAGGCCGGTGCTCCCCAAGGTGCGGTTCCGCCGGCGGAACCGGCCATGCAGCAACCGGAGCGAGGGCCGGAGATCACCCAGATTGGCTGA
- the dut gene encoding dUTP diphosphatase — MSNETAVFSTDTASASADSSETTSAYGAPTVAVQLKMLDAGLEAPSYAHPGDAGADLRAREDVHLAPGERKLVPTGVSIALPNGFVALIHPRSGLAAKHGLTVVNAPGTVDAGYRGEIAVTLLNTDQNHPIVLKRGDRIAQMVIQRVEYAQFVNVDQLSDSVRGTGGFGSTGGFNAPQA, encoded by the coding sequence GTGAGCAACGAGACCGCAGTATTCAGTACAGACACCGCTTCCGCAAGTGCGGACAGCAGCGAAACCACCTCAGCGTACGGCGCCCCCACAGTGGCGGTGCAATTGAAAATGCTCGACGCCGGCTTGGAAGCCCCGTCGTATGCGCACCCTGGCGATGCCGGGGCTGATCTCCGCGCGCGGGAGGATGTGCATCTTGCCCCTGGTGAACGCAAGCTTGTTCCCACGGGTGTCTCCATTGCGCTGCCGAACGGGTTCGTGGCTCTGATCCACCCCCGTTCCGGGCTTGCTGCCAAGCATGGGCTGACGGTGGTCAACGCACCCGGGACTGTGGACGCCGGCTACCGCGGCGAAATTGCCGTCACGCTCTTGAACACCGACCAAAACCACCCCATTGTTCTCAAACGCGGCGATAGAATTGCACAGATGGTGATTCAGCGCGTCGAATACGCGCAGTTCGTAAATGTTGACCAACTGTCCGATTCCGTTCGGGGAACCGGCGGCTTCGGGTCCACCGGCGGCTTCAACGCACCGCAGGCCTGA